The Myxococcota bacterium genome has a segment encoding these proteins:
- a CDS encoding acyl-CoA dehydrogenase family protein: protein MHRDLFGEEHELFREQFRRFARDEIEPKIAGWNAAGRSDRATWKRLGEEGFLGPNAPEQYGGAGADFLYSAIVMEELAYLRAHAIMVSLHADVCMPYITEYGSDEQKERYLPGAISGDVLLGICMTEPGTGSDLQNVKTRARRDGDHYVIDGSKTFISNGQIADLFVVVAKTDEGVPGHKGLSLFLVEAATEGFRRGQKLDKLGLPGQDTSELFFEGCRVHERQRLGAEGAGFGMLMNKLQQERLTIAVSSIASCRRSFDDTLAYVKERTAFGKPIGSFQNTQFTLADLATQIEVGQAFVDRVVAAHARGESLVAEASMAKWWASDLQKRVAAECLQLFGGYGFMREYPISGDYADAAVQSIYAGTNEIMKVIIARGLGLG from the coding sequence ATGCACCGCGACCTCTTCGGCGAGGAGCACGAGCTCTTCCGCGAGCAGTTCCGCCGCTTCGCGCGCGACGAGATCGAGCCGAAGATCGCCGGCTGGAACGCCGCGGGGCGCAGCGACCGCGCGACCTGGAAGCGCCTCGGCGAGGAGGGCTTCCTCGGCCCGAACGCGCCCGAGCAGTACGGCGGCGCGGGGGCGGACTTCCTCTACTCGGCGATCGTGATGGAGGAGCTCGCCTACCTGCGCGCGCACGCGATCATGGTCTCGCTCCACGCCGACGTGTGCATGCCCTACATCACCGAGTACGGCAGCGACGAGCAGAAGGAGCGCTACCTGCCGGGCGCGATCTCGGGCGACGTCCTGCTCGGCATCTGCATGACCGAGCCCGGCACGGGCTCCGACCTCCAGAACGTGAAGACGCGCGCGCGCCGCGACGGCGACCACTACGTGATCGACGGCTCGAAGACGTTCATCTCGAACGGCCAGATCGCGGACCTGTTCGTCGTGGTCGCGAAGACGGACGAGGGCGTGCCCGGGCACAAGGGGCTCTCGCTCTTCCTCGTCGAGGCGGCGACGGAGGGGTTCCGGCGCGGCCAGAAGCTCGACAAGCTCGGCCTTCCCGGCCAGGACACGAGCGAGCTCTTCTTCGAGGGCTGTCGCGTGCACGAGCGCCAGCGGCTCGGCGCCGAGGGCGCGGGCTTCGGCATGCTGATGAACAAGCTGCAGCAGGAGCGGCTCACGATCGCCGTCTCGTCGATCGCGTCGTGCCGCCGGTCGTTCGACGACACGCTCGCCTACGTGAAGGAGCGCACCGCGTTCGGGAAGCCGATCGGGAGCTTCCAGAACACGCAGTTCACGCTCGCCGACCTCGCGACGCAGATCGAGGTCGGCCAGGCGTTCGTCGATCGCGTGGTCGCCGCGCACGCGCGCGGCGAGTCGCTCGTCGCCGAGGCGAGCATGGCGAAGTGGTGGGCGAGCGACCTGCAGAAGCGCGTCGCCGCCGAGTGCCTGCAGCTCTTCGGGGGCTATGGCTTCATGCGCGAGTACCCGATCTCGGGCGACTACGCGGACGCCGCGGTGCAGTCCATCTACGCGGGCACGAACGAGATCATGAAGGTGATCATCGCGCGCGGTCTCGGGCTCGGGTGA
- a CDS encoding CehA/McbA family metallohydrolase, with translation MIPRPSALLPIAIAAALASSAASAGAADAPVAFAERIGDATPAARIARGPDAVGGLDDWALGNGTLCAVVADPGHEGYLLATGGSLVDLGFCGRADDQWANFEQLANLSRTGTLRFGTVRAEADGASARVVVEGERDGVAVETTYEVDVARPRVLRVRTRAERRGDGARLFALGDVTVHNDGTLRPFTLARRGPSEGFAHAGIGKASIGELIDAVTPIESVTLVGPSADDASGAAIAPISYTLRVTGAKLVAADGSERELPTIGLSTETVTMLATFARPYWVGRRDAVGLIQLAQSLFMDVEAGEAVVFEREIEIEPRIDGRAATDALYAEGVLVEGRVDTPAARVHAFDADGSALAFAAPDANGRFALRLPRAPARLRVLAPGGRAAEREVDLSQGERVELGDVSPPPAAWVALPADVAPARLVFLGVGDTPDPVFGDDLTGFRIGGAPFPSFLGSNDVVLGGFGTDPARVAVRPGRYAVLATRGPEFSVATASLEAVAGETVTLAIEAPQRAVASPGWIAADLHVHAAPSDDSTVPMATRLATFVAEGGEVIVSTDHDHVSDYAPLVARFGLRDRVRSIVGLEVTGVVRTEVVPASVGHHNVFPLPLRPALHRAGALRSEDQRLRDIVAQARALPGERLVQVNHPRSLVDVDAASDGGAFLEHLSVGRAFDPQQPIDAAQNASLVERDATTGLRDVDFDAIELLNGPSMDRYRAIRADWHSLLRQGFRRTATANSDTHSRHVVAAVPRTYVRMADDDPARFDEGAFIASARGGAAFGSTGPLLDVRIGDAGPGDTATLAAGGDATLRIAVRAAEWVPVSQLRVYVDGALATARPIEGPLETDVVLPIARDAFVTVEVEGAADATYAALLPGFTPFAFTNPIFVDADGDGVWTPPGLD, from the coding sequence ATGATCCCGCGCCCCTCCGCCCTGCTCCCGATCGCCATCGCCGCCGCCCTCGCCTCGTCCGCCGCATCCGCCGGCGCGGCGGACGCGCCCGTCGCCTTCGCGGAGCGCATCGGCGACGCGACGCCCGCGGCGCGCATCGCGCGCGGCCCCGACGCGGTCGGCGGCCTCGACGACTGGGCGCTCGGCAACGGCACGCTGTGCGCCGTCGTCGCCGACCCGGGCCACGAGGGCTACCTGCTCGCGACCGGCGGCTCGCTCGTCGACCTCGGCTTCTGCGGACGCGCCGACGACCAGTGGGCCAACTTCGAGCAGCTCGCGAACCTCTCGCGGACGGGGACGCTGCGCTTCGGCACCGTGCGCGCGGAGGCCGACGGCGCGAGCGCGCGCGTGGTCGTCGAGGGCGAGCGCGACGGCGTCGCGGTCGAGACGACGTACGAGGTCGACGTCGCGCGGCCGCGCGTGCTGCGCGTGCGCACGCGCGCCGAGCGGCGCGGCGACGGCGCGCGCCTGTTCGCGCTCGGCGACGTGACGGTGCACAACGACGGCACGCTGCGGCCGTTCACGCTCGCGCGGCGCGGCCCGTCCGAGGGCTTCGCGCACGCGGGCATCGGCAAGGCGAGCATCGGCGAGCTGATCGACGCCGTGACGCCGATCGAGAGCGTGACGCTCGTCGGGCCGAGCGCCGACGACGCGAGCGGCGCCGCGATCGCGCCCATCAGCTACACGCTGCGCGTGACGGGCGCGAAGCTCGTCGCCGCCGACGGGAGCGAGCGCGAGCTCCCGACGATCGGCCTGTCGACCGAGACCGTGACCATGCTCGCGACGTTCGCGCGGCCCTACTGGGTCGGGCGCCGCGACGCCGTCGGGCTGATCCAGCTCGCGCAGTCGCTGTTCATGGACGTCGAGGCCGGCGAGGCGGTCGTGTTCGAGCGCGAGATCGAGATCGAGCCGCGCATCGACGGACGCGCCGCGACCGACGCGCTCTACGCCGAGGGCGTGCTCGTCGAGGGACGCGTCGACACGCCCGCCGCGCGCGTGCACGCGTTCGACGCCGACGGGTCGGCGCTCGCCTTCGCGGCGCCCGACGCGAACGGCCGCTTCGCGCTGCGCCTCCCGCGCGCGCCCGCGCGGCTGCGCGTGCTCGCCCCGGGCGGTCGCGCGGCGGAGCGCGAGGTCGACCTCTCGCAGGGCGAGCGCGTCGAGCTCGGCGACGTCTCGCCGCCGCCGGCGGCGTGGGTGGCACTCCCGGCCGACGTCGCCCCCGCGCGGCTCGTCTTCCTCGGCGTCGGCGACACCCCCGACCCCGTCTTCGGCGACGACCTCACCGGCTTCCGCATCGGCGGCGCGCCGTTCCCTTCCTTCCTCGGCTCGAACGACGTGGTGCTCGGCGGCTTCGGCACCGACCCCGCGCGCGTCGCCGTCCGGCCCGGTCGCTATGCCGTGCTCGCGACGCGCGGCCCCGAGTTCTCCGTCGCGACGGCGTCGCTCGAGGCCGTCGCGGGCGAGACGGTGACGCTCGCGATCGAGGCGCCGCAGCGCGCGGTCGCGTCGCCCGGCTGGATCGCGGCCGACCTCCACGTCCACGCCGCGCCGAGCGACGACTCGACCGTGCCGATGGCGACGCGGCTCGCGACGTTCGTCGCCGAGGGCGGCGAGGTGATCGTCTCGACCGACCACGACCACGTGAGCGACTACGCGCCGCTCGTCGCGCGCTTCGGGCTGCGCGACCGCGTGCGCAGCATCGTGGGTCTCGAGGTGACGGGCGTCGTGCGCACCGAGGTGGTGCCGGCGAGCGTCGGCCACCACAACGTGTTCCCGCTGCCGCTGCGCCCGGCGCTCCACCGCGCCGGCGCACTGCGGAGCGAGGACCAGCGCCTGCGCGACATCGTCGCGCAGGCGCGCGCGCTGCCGGGCGAGCGGCTCGTGCAGGTCAACCACCCGCGCTCGCTCGTCGACGTCGACGCGGCCTCGGACGGCGGCGCCTTCCTCGAGCACCTGTCGGTCGGGCGCGCCTTCGACCCGCAGCAGCCGATCGACGCCGCGCAGAACGCCTCGCTGGTCGAGCGCGACGCGACGACCGGGCTGCGCGACGTCGACTTCGACGCGATCGAGCTGCTCAACGGGCCGTCGATGGACCGCTACCGCGCGATCCGCGCGGACTGGCACTCGCTGCTGCGCCAGGGCTTCCGCCGCACCGCGACCGCGAACAGCGACACCCACTCGCGCCACGTCGTCGCGGCCGTCCCGCGCACGTACGTGCGCATGGCGGACGACGACCCGGCCCGGTTCGACGAGGGCGCGTTCATCGCGAGCGCGCGCGGCGGCGCGGCCTTCGGCTCGACGGGCCCGCTGCTCGACGTCCGCATCGGCGACGCGGGTCCGGGCGACACGGCGACGCTCGCCGCGGGCGGAGACGCGACGCTTCGGATCGCGGTGCGCGCCGCCGAGTGGGTGCCCGTGTCGCAGCTGCGCGTCTACGTGGACGGCGCCCTCGCGACGGCGCGCCCGATCGAGGGGCCGCTCGAGACGGACGTCGTGCTCCCGATCGCGCGGGACGCCTTCGTGACGGTCGAGGTCGAGGGCGCCGCGGACGCGACCTACGCGGCGCTCCTGCCCGGCTTCACGCCGTTCGCCTTCACGAACCCGATCTTCGTCGACGCGGACGGCGACGGCGTCTGGACGCCGCCCGGGCTCGACTAG
- a CDS encoding glutathione S-transferase N-terminal domain-containing protein — MTKPADLSLYHFDSCPYCRFVRSAARELDLELELRDVLGEPERMRELVEATGRQTVPCLRIALPDGGVRWMHESRDIVAYLKERFAA; from the coding sequence ATGACGAAGCCCGCAGACCTCTCGCTCTATCACTTCGACTCGTGCCCGTACTGCCGCTTCGTGCGCAGTGCGGCGCGCGAGCTCGACCTCGAGCTCGAGCTGCGCGACGTGCTCGGCGAGCCCGAGCGCATGCGCGAGCTCGTCGAGGCGACCGGTCGGCAGACGGTGCCGTGCCTGCGCATCGCGCTGCCGGACGGCGGCGTGCGCTGGATGCACGAGTCCCGCGACATCGTCGCCTATCTGAAGGAACGGTTCGCCGCGTGA